The following proteins are encoded in a genomic region of Populus nigra chromosome 16, ddPopNigr1.1, whole genome shotgun sequence:
- the LOC133675831 gene encoding uncharacterized protein LOC133675831 isoform X1 — protein MGGVTSSMAAKLAFFPPNPPSYKLIKDDATGILLLEHFSHRENVDVLRLPTRRGTEIVAVYVRYPMATSTLLYSHGNAADIGQMYELFMELSIHLRVNLMGYDYSGYGQSSGKPSEHNTYADIEAAYKCLEESYGAKQENIILYGQSVGSGPTVDLAARLPRLRAVVLHSPILSGLRVMYPVKRSYWFDIYKNIDKIPLVKCPTLVIHGTADEVVDCCHGKQLWELCQEKYEPLWLKGGNHCNLEMYPEYLRHLRKFISTVERSAYRRNAGRRSVDGFEQARRSSDWLEGPRKSTDRREKPRKSTDRPERLRFHEFKFTHTDKAEKLKVSFEHMERSRRSVEYCDKSRKSMDLQLEKARKSVDWVDRIR, from the exons atggGAGGGGTGACTTCATCAATGGCAGCAAAATTAGCATTTTTCCCACCAAACCCACCATCATACAAGCTAATTAAAGATGATGCCACTGGTATCTTACTTCTTGAACACTTTTCTCACCGTGAAAATGTTGATGTTTTGCGTCTCCCAACTCGGCGAGGGACTGAGATTGTTGCTGTTTACGTTAGATATCCAATGGCAACTTCTACTTTGCTTTACTCTCATGGAAATGCAGCTGATATTGGTCAGATGTATGAGCTCTTCATGGAATTGAGTATTCACTTGCGTGTTAATCTCATGGG GTATGACTACTCTGGCTATGGACAATCATCAGGAAAG CCCAGTGAACACAATACATATGCAGATATTGAAGCTGCTTATAAGTGTCTCGAGGAGAGCTATGGTGCCAAGCAGGAAAATATCATCCTTTATGGCCAATCTGTGGGAAGTGGCCCAACCGTGGATCTTGCTGCACGTTTACCTCGACTAAGAGCTGTTGTACTGCATAGTCCTATACTATCAGGGTTAAGAGTGATGTATCCTGTGAAACGCTCATACTGGTTTGACATCTACAAg AACATAGACAAAATTCCTCTGGTGAAGTGTCCCACGCTGGTAATCCAT GGAACTGCTGATGAAGTAGTTGACTGTTGTCATGGCAAGCAACTTTGGGAGCTTTGTCAAGAGAAATATGAACCTCTGTGGCTCAAAGGGGGTAATCACTGTAATTTGGAGATGTATCCGGAGTATCTGAGGCATCTGAGGAAGTTTATATCAACAGTTGAGAGATCAGCATACCGAAGAAATGCCGGGAGGAGAAGTGTAGATGGGTTTGAACAGGCCAGACGAAGTAGTGATTGGTTAGAGGGTCCAAGGAAGAGCACAGATAGGAGGGAGAAACCAAGGAAGAGCACAGACAGGCCAGAAAGACTGAGATTTCACGAATTCAAGTTCACGCACACGGACAAGGCAGAAAAGTTAAAGGTCTCGTTTGAGCACATGGAGAGGTCACGGAGAAGCGTGGAATACTGCGATAAATCGAGAAAAAGCATGGATTTACAGCTAGAAAAAGCACGGAAGAGTGTGGACTGGGTGGATAGAATTCGATAA
- the LOC133675831 gene encoding uncharacterized protein LOC133675831 isoform X3: MGGVTSSMAAKLAFFPPNPPSYKLIKDDATGILLLEHFSHRENVDVLRLPTRRGTEIVAVYVRYPMATSTLLYSHGNAADIGQMYELFMELSIHLRVNLMGYDYSGYGQSSGKPSEHNTYADIEAAYKCLEESYGAKQENIILYGQSVGSGPTVDLAARLPRLRAVVLHSPILSGLRVMYPVKRSYWFDIYKNIDKIPLVKCPTLVIHVSWLTVVMASNFGSFVKRNMNLCGSKGVITVIWRCIRSI, from the exons atggGAGGGGTGACTTCATCAATGGCAGCAAAATTAGCATTTTTCCCACCAAACCCACCATCATACAAGCTAATTAAAGATGATGCCACTGGTATCTTACTTCTTGAACACTTTTCTCACCGTGAAAATGTTGATGTTTTGCGTCTCCCAACTCGGCGAGGGACTGAGATTGTTGCTGTTTACGTTAGATATCCAATGGCAACTTCTACTTTGCTTTACTCTCATGGAAATGCAGCTGATATTGGTCAGATGTATGAGCTCTTCATGGAATTGAGTATTCACTTGCGTGTTAATCTCATGGG GTATGACTACTCTGGCTATGGACAATCATCAGGAAAG CCCAGTGAACACAATACATATGCAGATATTGAAGCTGCTTATAAGTGTCTCGAGGAGAGCTATGGTGCCAAGCAGGAAAATATCATCCTTTATGGCCAATCTGTGGGAAGTGGCCCAACCGTGGATCTTGCTGCACGTTTACCTCGACTAAGAGCTGTTGTACTGCATAGTCCTATACTATCAGGGTTAAGAGTGATGTATCCTGTGAAACGCTCATACTGGTTTGACATCTACAAg AACATAGACAAAATTCCTCTGGTGAAGTGTCCCACGCTGGTAATCCATGTAA GTTGG TTGACTGTTGTCATGGCAAGCAACTTTGGGAGCTTTGTCAAGAGAAATATGAACCTCTGTGGCTCAAAGGGGGTAATCACTGTAATTTGGAGATGTATCCGGAGTATCTGA
- the LOC133675831 gene encoding uncharacterized protein LOC133675831 isoform X2 translates to MHEGCFRNPEACFCKLVFCLDFDRTPCGCLFGKKWYDYSGYGQSSGKPSEHNTYADIEAAYKCLEESYGAKQENIILYGQSVGSGPTVDLAARLPRLRAVVLHSPILSGLRVMYPVKRSYWFDIYKNIDKIPLVKCPTLVIHGTADEVVDCCHGKQLWELCQEKYEPLWLKGGNHCNLEMYPEYLRHLRKFISTVERSAYRRNAGRRSVDGFEQARRSSDWLEGPRKSTDRREKPRKSTDRPERLRFHEFKFTHTDKAEKLKVSFEHMERSRRSVEYCDKSRKSMDLQLEKARKSVDWVDRIR, encoded by the exons ATGCATGAGGGTTGTTTCAGAAATCCAGAAGCATGCTTTTGCAAGCTAGTTTTCTGTCTGGATTTTGACAGAACTCCATGTGGCTgcttatttggaaaaaaatg GTATGACTACTCTGGCTATGGACAATCATCAGGAAAG CCCAGTGAACACAATACATATGCAGATATTGAAGCTGCTTATAAGTGTCTCGAGGAGAGCTATGGTGCCAAGCAGGAAAATATCATCCTTTATGGCCAATCTGTGGGAAGTGGCCCAACCGTGGATCTTGCTGCACGTTTACCTCGACTAAGAGCTGTTGTACTGCATAGTCCTATACTATCAGGGTTAAGAGTGATGTATCCTGTGAAACGCTCATACTGGTTTGACATCTACAAg AACATAGACAAAATTCCTCTGGTGAAGTGTCCCACGCTGGTAATCCAT GGAACTGCTGATGAAGTAGTTGACTGTTGTCATGGCAAGCAACTTTGGGAGCTTTGTCAAGAGAAATATGAACCTCTGTGGCTCAAAGGGGGTAATCACTGTAATTTGGAGATGTATCCGGAGTATCTGAGGCATCTGAGGAAGTTTATATCAACAGTTGAGAGATCAGCATACCGAAGAAATGCCGGGAGGAGAAGTGTAGATGGGTTTGAACAGGCCAGACGAAGTAGTGATTGGTTAGAGGGTCCAAGGAAGAGCACAGATAGGAGGGAGAAACCAAGGAAGAGCACAGACAGGCCAGAAAGACTGAGATTTCACGAATTCAAGTTCACGCACACGGACAAGGCAGAAAAGTTAAAGGTCTCGTTTGAGCACATGGAGAGGTCACGGAGAAGCGTGGAATACTGCGATAAATCGAGAAAAAGCATGGATTTACAGCTAGAAAAAGCACGGAAGAGTGTGGACTGGGTGGATAGAATTCGATAA
- the LOC133675830 gene encoding autophagy-related protein 16 translates to MSQEEIGREAIKQALKALKKRHLLEEGAHAPAFIALSRPIISQGSEWKEKAENLEAELQQCYKAQSLLSNQLVVEVAESRAAKTSLQEKEAAITDLQNEATQIRDEYGQLKEDFEEKIKALELVMSENQALRTQLEEMTLKAKNAEAENKMLIDRWMLQKMQDAERLNEANALYEEMIDRLKASGLESLARQQVDGVVRRNEDGAEYFVESTIPSTCKHKITAHEGGCASILFEYNSGKLISGGQDRSIKMWDTNTGSLSHTLYGCLGSVLDLSITHDNRSIIAASSSNNLYVWDVTTGRVRHTLTGHTDKVCAVDVSKISTRHVVSAAYDRTIKVWDLQKGFCTNTIIFHSNCNSLCFSMDGQTICSGHVDGNLRLWDIQTGKLLSEVAAHSLAVTSISVSRNGSVVLTSGRDNLHNLFDMRSLEVCGTLRATGNRVASNWSRSCISPDDNYVAAGSADGSVHIWSISQGDIVSTLKEHTAPVLCCSWSGLGKPLASSDKNGIIYTWT, encoded by the exons AT gtcGCAAGAAGAGATTGGTCGAGAAGCAATAAAGCAGGCGTTGAAAGCTTTGAAGAAGCGGCATTTACTGGAAGAAGGAGCTCATGCTCCTGCCTTTATTGCTCTTTCCAGGCCCATTATTTCTCag GGATCAGAGTGGAAAGAGAAAGCAGAAAATCTAGAAGCAGAACTTCAGCAATGTTACAAAGCTCAATCTCTTTTATCCAACCAACTTGTGGTGGAGGTGGCCGAATCGAGAGCAGCGAAGACTTCACTTCAAGAGAAGGAAGCAGCTATCACTGATTTGCAAAATGAGGCTACTCAAATAAG GGATGAGTATGGTCAGTTGAAGGAGGATTTTGAGGAAAAGATTAAAGCATTAGAATTGGTTATGAGTGAGAACCAGGCACTTAGAACACAATTGGAAGAGATGACTCTTAAAGCTAAGAATGCTGAGGCTGAAAATAAGATGTTGATTGATCGATGGATGCTACAAAAGATGCAGGATGCGGAACGCCTTAATGAG GCTAATGCACTTTATGAAGAAATGATTGATCGGCTCAAGGCAAGTGGTTTAGAGAGCCTTGCTAGGCAACAAGTGGATGGAGTTGTCCGGCGAAATGAAGATGGTGCTGAGTACTTTGTTGAATCAACGATCCCTTCTACATGCAAGCACAAGATCACTGCTCATGAGGGTGGCTGTGCTTCTATATTGTTTGAGTACAATTCTGGAAAATTAATTAGTGGGGGACAAGACCGGTCAATCAAGATGTGGGATACAAATACAGGATCATTAAGTCACACTCTTTATGGTTGTCTTGGCTCTGTTCTTGATCTTTCCATCACTCATGACAATAGATCCATCATTGCAGCTAGCAGCTCAAACAACTTGTATGTATGGGATGTTACCACAGGGCGAGTACGTCACACTCTCACAGGTCACACTGATAAAGTGTGTGCTGTTGATGTCAGCAAAATTTCAACTCGTCATGTTGTCAGTGCTGCTTATGATCGTACCATAAAAGTGTGGGATCTGCAAAAAGGTTTCTGCACCAACACGATCATTTTCCACAGCAACTGCAATTCTCTTTGCTTCAGCATGGATGGACAGACTATTTGTTCAGGTCATGTTGATGGGAATCTTCGTTTGTGGGATATTCAGACAGGAAAGCTACTTAGTGAAGTTGCTGCACATTCGCTTGCTGTTACATCTATATCTGTGTCTCGAAATGGAAGTGTTGTATTGACAAGTGGGAGAGACAACTTGCATAACTTATTTGATATGCGATCCTTGGAAGTTTGTGGCACTCTAAGAGCAACTGGAAACAGGGTGGCTTCTAATTGGAGTCGCTCCTGTATCAGTCCTGATGACAACTATGTTGCTGCTGGTTCAGCTGATGGATCTGTACATATTTGGTCAATATCTCAAGGTGATATAGTAAGCACCCTGAAGGAACACACAGCTCCAGTTCTTTGTTGTTCATGGAGTGGTCTTGGCAAACCACTAGCCTCTTCTGACAAGAATGGAATTATCTACACCTGGACATGA
- the LOC133675495 gene encoding uncharacterized protein LOC133675495, producing the protein MVKVAGFFAMSVGAFIFWQTMDKIHVWNALRQDEKQERFEKEMEIKRVREELLRQAKDKDALA; encoded by the exons ATGGTGAAAGTAGCCGGCTTTTTCGCCATGTCAGTGGGAGCCTTTATATTTTGGCAAACTATGGACAAAATCCATGTCTGGAATGCTCTTCGCCAGGATGAGAAG CAAGAAAGATTTGAAAAGGAGATGGAGATCAAGAGGGTCAGAGAAGAGTTATTGCGACAAGCTAAAGATAAGGATGCTCTCGCATGA